Proteins co-encoded in one Nicotiana sylvestris chromosome 7, ASM39365v2, whole genome shotgun sequence genomic window:
- the LOC138872895 gene encoding uncharacterized protein → MIQHPDKNYIDPIPVRIHNQPAYCTHVEEETDGKPWFHDIKEYLSKGEYPEYANHTQKCTLWRFSNHFFHSERNLYRRTPNLGLLRCVDAKKASKLLEDVHAGTCSPHMNGFVLAKKILRAGYFWMTMEIDCL, encoded by the coding sequence atgatacaacatccagataagaattatattgatccaattccagtgaggatccataatcaaccggctTATTGtactcatgttgaagaagaaacagatggaaagccttggttccatgacatcaaggagtatttgtcaaagggagaatatccggagtatgcaaaccacactcagaaatgcacactctgGAGATTTtccaatcatttcttccacaGCGAAAGAAACTTGTACAGGAGAACTCCTAATTTaggtttactaagatgtgtcgacgcaaaaaaAGCTTCTAAACTTCTTGAGGAcgtacatgctgggacctgcagcccacatatgaatggttttgtcttagctaagaagatacttagggctggttacttttggatgaccatggaaatagACTGCCTCTAG
- the LOC138872894 gene encoding uncharacterized protein encodes MLVYGTEAVIPAKVDIPSLRIIQEAELSDAEWIKSHYESLDLIDRKRMNAVCHNQLYQNRMSKAFNKRVKPRQFAPSQLVLKKIFPHQDEAKGKFSPNWKGSYMVHRVLTGGALILTEIDGEIWPKPINLDAVKRYYA; translated from the coding sequence atgctggtttatggtaccgaagctgtcatcccagccAAGGTAgatattccttctttaagaatcatacaggaagctgaactcagcgacgCAGAGTGGATAAAAAGTCACTATGAATCATTGGACCTTATAGatagaaagaggatgaacgcagtgtgtcacaaccaactttatcagaatagaatgtccaaagctttcaacaaaagggtcaaaccaaggcaatttgcaccaaGTCAGTTGGTActaaagaagatcttcccacatcaagatgaagccaaagggaaattttccCCCAACTGGAAAggttcgtacatggttcacagggtgctgacaggaggagcactcatacttacagaaatagatggagaaatttggccaaaaccaatcaatttagacgcagtcaaaagatactatgcttag